In Tenrec ecaudatus isolate mTenEca1 chromosome 4, mTenEca1.hap1, whole genome shotgun sequence, a single window of DNA contains:
- the LOC142445674 gene encoding olfactory receptor 5G9-like produces the protein MAEENYTRITEFIFIGLKYHPRLQVLLFLLFLLIYLITMTGNLGMIILIRLDSRLHTPMYFFLSHLSFVDICFSSVFGPKMLTDFFEERKVISFLGCALQLWFFGFFVATECLLLASMAYDRYVAICNPLLYSVVMSQRLCVQLVAGPYVVGLVNTVTHTTNAFRHPFCGHNVINHFFCDMSPLLSLVCADIWISKLLLFIFAGAVLGVSSLTIIISYFYILLAILRIRSTEGRRKAFSTCSSHITAVSIFYGTLFFIYVRPQSIFSLELNKMVSVFYTAVIPMLNPLIYSLRNKEVKDAMHRTISRRMFCMKI, from the coding sequence ATGGCTGAAGAAAACTACACCAGGATCACAGAGTTCATTTTCATAGGATTAAAGTACCACCCTCGATTGCAGGTCCTCCTCTTCTTGCTCTTCTTGCTTATTTACCTGATTACGATGACAGGAAACTTGGGCATGATTATTCTCATACGGCTCGATTCACGTcttcacacacccatgtacttttTCCTCAGCCACCTGTCTTTTGTGGACATCTGTTTCTCCTCTGTTTTTGGCCCCAAAATGCTCACCGACTTCTTCGAAGAAAGgaaagtcatctctttcctgggaTGTGCCTTGCAGCTGTGGTTCTTTGGCTTCTTTGTGGCCACTGAGTGCCTTCTCTTGGCGtccatggcctatgaccgctatgtggccatctgcaacCCATTGTTGTATTCGGTTGTCATGTCCCAGAGACTCTGTGTCCAGCTGGTGGCTGGTCCCTATGTCGTTGGGCTCGTGAACACGGTGACTCACACAACTAATGCATTTCGCCACCCTTTCTGTGGCCACAATGTCATCAATCATTTCTTCTGTGACatgtctcctcttctctctcttgtaTGTGCTGATATATGGATCAGTaagttgttattgtttatttttgcTGGAGCTGTGCTTGGTGTCAGTAGCCTGACCATTATCATCTCCTATTTTTATATCCTTCTTGCCATTCTGAGGATCCGATCCACGGAGGGGAGACgtaaagccttttccacctgcTCTTCCCACATCACAGCTGTGTCCATCTTTTACGGTACTCTCTTCTTTATCTATGTGCGTCCACAATCCATATTCTCTCTAGagctcaataaaatggtttccgTGTTCTACACGGCCGTGATCCCCATGTTGAACCCCCTCATCTACAGTCTGAGAAATAAAGAAGTGAAAGATGCCATGCATAGGACGATCAGCAGGAGGATGTTTTGCATGAAAATATGA